A DNA window from Streptomyces sp. CA-278952 contains the following coding sequences:
- a CDS encoding ADP-ribosylglycohydrolase family protein, giving the protein MTPTTAMEAALSAPHLSSPTTPGLDERVRRALVGAAVGDALGGPVEGWTPDQIAERHGGRVTGIVGPWFGEDWRTARPIAPYHKGDGHVTDDTLMTHALIRVYDRVRDHLDAYAVADHLVPDLLSPRWIPELEADALPLQRIFLAEKWIVARLHYGHVDPREAGAGNIVNCGAAMYMAPVGLVNAGHPEAAYAEALEVAAPHQSSYGREAAGVFAAAVAAACRPGATPGTVVDAALSTARDGTRSAIEAVAEVAVRHEDFETALAPLRAAVEPFDTVGPDYRSPSLGARRPSRLHAIEELPIALGMLLVGCGDYRRTVLGSVNYGRDCDSIATMSGAIAGALGGEVPADWAATVAEASRLDLDTPARVLAQVAREVFARDLERRRAHEQAFGALAGER; this is encoded by the coding sequence ATGACGCCCACAACAGCCATGGAAGCCGCTCTCTCGGCCCCGCACCTCTCCTCCCCCACCACGCCCGGACTCGATGAACGCGTCCGCCGGGCCCTCGTCGGAGCCGCCGTCGGCGACGCCCTCGGCGGCCCGGTCGAGGGCTGGACCCCCGACCAGATCGCCGAGCGCCACGGCGGCCGGGTGACCGGGATCGTCGGCCCCTGGTTCGGCGAGGACTGGCGCACCGCGCGCCCCATCGCCCCATATCACAAGGGCGACGGGCACGTCACCGACGACACCCTGATGACCCACGCCCTGATCCGGGTCTACGACCGGGTCCGCGACCACCTCGACGCGTACGCCGTCGCGGACCACCTCGTCCCGGACCTGCTGTCGCCCCGCTGGATCCCCGAGCTGGAGGCGGACGCGCTCCCCCTCCAGCGGATCTTCCTGGCGGAGAAGTGGATCGTGGCCCGGCTGCACTACGGGCACGTGGACCCGCGGGAGGCCGGTGCGGGCAACATCGTCAACTGCGGGGCGGCGATGTACATGGCGCCGGTCGGCCTGGTCAACGCCGGCCACCCGGAGGCCGCGTACGCCGAGGCGCTGGAGGTCGCGGCCCCCCACCAGTCCTCCTACGGCCGGGAGGCCGCCGGGGTCTTCGCCGCCGCCGTCGCCGCCGCCTGCCGCCCGGGCGCCACCCCCGGCACCGTGGTCGACGCGGCCCTCTCCACGGCCAGGGACGGCACCCGGTCCGCGATCGAGGCGGTGGCCGAAGTGGCCGTGCGCCACGAGGACTTCGAGACCGCGCTCGCCCCGCTGCGGGCGGCCGTGGAGCCCTTCGACACGGTCGGCCCCGACTACCGGAGCCCCTCGCTCGGCGCGCGCCGCCCCTCCCGGCTGCACGCCATCGAGGAACTGCCCATCGCGCTGGGCATGTTGCTGGTCGGGTGCGGTGACTACCGGCGCACGGTGCTCGGTTCGGTGAACTACGGGCGGGACTGCGACTCCATCGCGACGATGAGCGGGGCGATCGCGGGCGCCCTGGGCGGCGAGGTCCCCGCCGACTGGGCCGCCACGGTCGCGGAGGCGAGCCGACTGGACCTGGACACCCCGGCGAGGGTGCTGGCACAGGTCGCCCGGGAGGTCTTCGCCCGGGACCTGGAGCGCCGCCGGGCCCATGAGCAGGCGTTCGGCGCACTGGCCGGTGAGCGGTGA
- a CDS encoding ADP-ribosylglycohydrolase family protein — MNTAVGNDRARGALLGLAVGDALGAPAENLRPSEIRRRWGRIEGFVSDDPAGTDDTEYAIFSGLLLARHGSALDVSHVERAWHHWIADLDEGPFRGAGFSERGTLENLRRGLAAPISAQHRHAWSDGLAMRAAPFGVFAAGRPAEAARLVAVDGRVSHEGEGIYGGQAVAAGVAAAMVGSGLASVIAAALSVVPMDSWTARSLRRAVAAAQRPHPDRLTMERAVRSAVVIAGYPWTDLAPEAVGLAFGAFTAARGDFRTAVLTAVNMGRDADTTAAVAGALAGALNGESAIPPDWAGAIGPVRGSCLPSMRGYHVLDIAELLTPEDPDGTAPAGFPQERGGGEPSAVWDLAAVAAPFEPVRNMASAAASSLPAREDRR, encoded by the coding sequence ATGAACACGGCCGTCGGCAATGACCGGGCCAGGGGTGCGCTGCTGGGACTGGCGGTCGGGGACGCGCTCGGCGCCCCGGCGGAGAACCTGCGGCCCTCCGAGATCCGCCGCCGCTGGGGGCGGATCGAGGGCTTCGTGAGCGATGATCCGGCGGGCACCGACGACACGGAGTACGCGATCTTCTCCGGGCTGCTGCTGGCCCGGCACGGTTCGGCGCTCGACGTCTCCCATGTGGAGCGGGCCTGGCACCACTGGATCGCCGATCTGGACGAGGGCCCGTTCCGGGGGGCCGGGTTCAGCGAGCGCGGCACGCTGGAGAACCTGCGCCGGGGCCTCGCCGCCCCCATCTCCGCCCAGCACCGGCATGCCTGGAGCGACGGGCTCGCGATGCGGGCGGCCCCCTTCGGGGTCTTCGCGGCGGGCCGTCCCGCCGAGGCGGCCCGGCTGGTCGCGGTGGACGGCCGGGTCAGCCACGAGGGCGAGGGGATCTACGGGGGCCAGGCGGTGGCCGCCGGGGTGGCGGCGGCTATGGTCGGCTCGGGCCTCGCCTCGGTGATCGCGGCCGCGCTCTCGGTGGTCCCGATGGACTCCTGGACGGCCCGGTCGCTGCGCCGGGCGGTGGCGGCGGCCCAGCGGCCCCACCCCGACCGGCTCACGATGGAGCGGGCGGTGCGCTCGGCGGTGGTGATCGCCGGCTACCCGTGGACGGACCTCGCGCCGGAGGCGGTGGGCCTGGCGTTCGGGGCGTTCACGGCGGCGCGCGGGGACTTCCGGACGGCGGTGCTCACGGCCGTCAACATGGGCCGCGACGCGGACACCACGGCGGCGGTGGCGGGCGCCCTGGCCGGTGCGCTGAACGGGGAGAGTGCCATCCCGCCGGACTGGGCGGGCGCCATCGGCCCGGTCCGGGGCAGCTGCCTGCCCTCGATGCGCGGCTACCACGTGCTGGACATCGCGGAACTGCTGACCCCGGAGGACCCGGACGGGACCGCACCGGCGGGGTTCCCGCAGGAGCGGGGCGGCGGCGAGCCGTCGGCCGTATGGGACCTGGCGGCGGTGGCGGCTCCCTTCGAGCCCGTACGGAACATGGCGTCCGCGGCGGCCTCCTCACTGCCCGCGCGGGAGGACCGGCGATGA
- a CDS encoding ADP-ribosylglycohydrolase family protein produces MTTAGGATGGGPAVTTPRGGPAGDPAGDPTETARDAAGPTAVPGSPGTRTGTGTGAGTGTAVPGLPAPSRRARIEGLLLGLAAGDAAGWPAARHRAARMPEWTRRLTRELDTFAEQNATTTLPVPIALNQPPEPLRLGPSDDAEWAAFAARTVLAAAADDAVGLAPGRRMRDAVDRAWNALAATVAAASARAPEVEAAVLPLRARISVRAGLGNLAAGLRPPATGHDNPHYFDDAACVRAAVLAVVHPGDPDEAAALAEFDARYTQDGDGVHGARAVAAAIAVALAGADVDTVVNAALDRLPEGTEIARNAVHAVRLAREFADEPAGAFALVPVLEHQIVDHVYSYGIAAAETVPVALALTTAARGEIAQAVPAAACLSRVADSAPALAGALTGAIGSVTAVPAGWREACRTLAGCALPRLAGTDLIELAGLLAATEPATSGGQFRHDAHNSHGSRSLGPAPLLPHHARTR; encoded by the coding sequence ATGACGACGGCAGGCGGGGCGACCGGAGGCGGACCAGCCGTGACCACACCACGCGGAGGCCCCGCGGGAGACCCGGCGGGAGACCCGACGGAGACGGCACGCGACGCGGCCGGACCGACGGCCGTCCCGGGGAGCCCGGGGACGAGGACGGGGACGGGGACAGGGGCGGGGACAGGGACGGCCGTCCCCGGGCTCCCCGCCCCCTCCCGCCGCGCCCGGATCGAGGGGCTGCTGCTCGGTCTCGCGGCGGGCGACGCCGCCGGTTGGCCCGCCGCCCGGCACCGGGCGGCCCGGATGCCCGAGTGGACCCGGCGGCTCACCCGGGAGCTGGACACCTTCGCCGAGCAGAACGCCACCACCACGTTGCCGGTGCCCATCGCCCTCAACCAGCCTCCCGAACCGCTGCGGCTCGGCCCGTCCGACGACGCCGAGTGGGCCGCGTTCGCCGCCCGCACGGTGCTGGCGGCGGCGGCCGACGACGCGGTGGGCCTGGCCCCGGGCCGCCGGATGCGGGACGCGGTCGACCGGGCCTGGAACGCGCTGGCCGCCACGGTCGCCGCCGCCAGCGCCCGGGCCCCCGAGGTCGAGGCCGCGGTGCTCCCGCTGCGGGCCCGGATCTCGGTGCGGGCCGGGCTCGGCAACCTGGCCGCCGGGCTGCGGCCGCCCGCCACCGGGCACGACAACCCGCACTACTTCGACGACGCCGCCTGCGTGCGGGCCGCCGTCCTCGCCGTGGTCCACCCGGGCGACCCGGACGAGGCGGCGGCGCTCGCCGAGTTCGACGCCCGCTACACCCAGGACGGCGACGGGGTACACGGGGCACGGGCCGTGGCCGCCGCGATCGCCGTGGCGCTGGCCGGGGCGGACGTCGACACCGTGGTGAACGCGGCCCTCGACCGGCTCCCCGAGGGCACCGAGATCGCCCGCAACGCCGTGCACGCCGTCCGCCTGGCCCGGGAGTTCGCGGACGAGCCCGCCGGGGCGTTCGCCCTGGTCCCGGTGTTGGAACACCAGATCGTGGACCACGTCTACAGCTACGGGATCGCGGCGGCGGAGACCGTGCCCGTCGCCCTGGCCCTCACCACCGCGGCCCGGGGCGAGATCGCCCAGGCGGTCCCGGCCGCCGCCTGCCTGTCCCGGGTCGCGGACTCCGCGCCCGCCCTGGCCGGCGCGCTGACCGGGGCGATCGGCTCGGTCACGGCCGTGCCGGCGGGCTGGCGCGAGGCGTGCCGGACGCTGGCGGGCTGTGCACTGCCCCGGCTCGCGGGCACGGACCTGATCGAACTCGCCGGGCTGCTGGCAGCCACGGAACCGGCCACCTCGGGTGGACAATTCCGGCATGACGCCCACAACAGCCATGGAAGCCGCTCTCTCGGCCCCGCACCTCTCCTCCCCCACCACGCCCGGACTCGATGA